The nucleotide sequence GCATTAATGAATTTAGCTAAGCTCAGCCCAAGAGAGGTTGTTGGTGTTACGATATTTTATGGTTTAGCTTTGTCATCTTTTAGTGCTTTGAACTATGCGTTTTTAGGGAGCATAGATTATCGTTTGGCTTTAGTTTTGATTGCTGGCACTTTACCGGGTGTGTATTTGGGGACTCATGTAAATACGAAAGCAGATAGGGACAAGTTGAAGAGAGTTATTAATGTGATAATTTTAGTTATTGGACTTTTGACACTCTTTCAGAGGGTGATTTGAGTTGTTCTCGATTATGAGTTAAGGGGCGAAGCCCCTTAGACCCCGTTTTATTTTTCTATCTCGGCGCTTACTCTTTCAAAACTTCCTCTAAACTCTCTATTGGGGAGTAGAAGCCACTTTTAATCATTGCTCTTAGAAGTTGGTTTGCCTCTTCCAATGTTAGAACGTCAGTTTTAACGCCTAACGCCAAAACACCAATTGTGCCTGAGACTTTAACACCTAGGAGGTATGCAGCTTTTCTGGCATCCAAATCATCGCTAAGGAATATTATTCTCCTATTTTTTGCCACTGCGATGCAGGAGGCCTCTCCTTTCCCCAAGCTTGTACAAAGTTTTCTGTACAGTTCAATTTCCTCGTTTTTGAGTTCTACAACTTTAAAGGGAAGTTTGACCTTTGGCAAAATACCTCTTTCAATTCCAAGGTTGAATTCTTCTAAGACTTGCTTTGTGATTATGGAGTCTCTCAAAATGTCTTTTAGTAATTCAAGCTTTCCGAATTTAGCAAAGTTCGATAGCACCGTATTGTCAATTACAAACAATTCAGTGCCTCCACCTCTGCTATAACGTCTTCCTTGCTCAATTTTCTAATGGGGATGCCTCTTTTATGAAACTCTTCGATTAGCTCCTCTCGGGTCATTCCTAAAAGTTCTGCTGCCTTACCCAAGCTGATTTTTCTGTCAAGGTAAGCACTAACCACAACTTCCCAAAATAGTTCTTTGTCTTTTTTTAAGAGCCTTATTACCTTATCCGGATTAAGTGCGGCGATCTTCTCGAACTCGCTTATCAGCCAGAGCTCTTCCATGATCTCACCATTTGGATTTTTTATGATGTAGTATATTAACTATTTGGTTTGAGCTTTCCCCGCCCTAAGGGACAAGCTTTCAAGTGGGGAAATCTGAATGAAAATATTATTAATCAAAGTTGCAGTAGTGGGTTGGAATAATATAAGGTGCTTCATCTCTTAGCCCTGCTTTATTCTTTTTATCTCAGCACTAACGCGCCACAACATATATTCCAAAAAATATAAAAAGTGTGAAAGTTTATATTATTGGGGATATAAAATGCTGGGGGATGAAGAGATATTGGAGGCATTAGTCCCTTATAATTTTTGGGGGAAACCTCAGAAAACTGGTATTGAAAGAGAAGAATATCTGGAAAAGATTGAAACTTTTTGTAGGGCTGGGAATTTTATAATAGCAATTATAGGTCCAAGGAGAGCTGGAAAGACATTTTTGGCGAGACAGTTTTTAAAAAGGAAAATATCACAAGGGTTGAATCCCCAACAAACCCTGTATGTGAACCTCGAAGATCCTAAGTTCCATGCATACCTCAGCTTGGAGCTCCTTGATGAAATTTATAGGGTGTATAAGATCCACATCAATGACGAAGATTTTTCCCTCATAGTTTTAGATGAGGTGCAAAACCTTCCAGACTGGGAACGATGGGTCAGGAGCATAGCTGAAAAGGAAAATGTCAAAGTAATTGTAACTGGCTCAACGTCTTCTTTGCTTAAAACTGAAGTTTCTGGAGTGTTGACAGGGAGGAGCTTAACTTTGGAAGTTTTCCCTTTAACCTTCAGGGAGTTTTTGAGTTTTAGGGGGTTAAATTTGAGAAGCTTTGCAGAAATCGTTGCAAATAAAATAAAAATTGAGCGTCTTTTGGCTGAATATATGGAATTTGGAGGTTTTCCACAAGTTGTGCTGGTCGAGGATGAGTATTTGAAAAGGGAAATTTTGAAAGAACTTTTTGAGGGAATAGTCATCAGGGATGTCGCTTTCCGTTATGGATTCAAAGAGTTAAATACTGTGAAGCTGATTGCAGAATTGGCAGTGAACAGGTTCGCTTCGCTTGTAAGTGGAAGTTCCCTTAGGAATGAAGTTGCGAGGATTGTAAAGAGAAAAGTTTCTCCAAATTTTGTGATAGACGTTTTAGATGCATTAGAGGAGAGCTATTTGATCTTTAGAATTCCACCGCTTTCATATAAGGTTAGTGATATCAAACGGCATCCGAGGAAACTCTATGTGGTTGATACCGGTATCATAAATGCTGTAACACTCAGGTTTTCTAAGAATATCGGACGGTTAGCTGAGAATATTGTGGCGCTGCATTTAATAAAAAGATTCGGAAAAGAGAATGTGTTTTATTATAAAGGGGATAGGGAAGTCGATTTTTTAATTAAAAAAGGCTTGGAGGTAACAAAAGCAATTCAAGTGAGCTGGGATTTAAGTGAGAGTAGGGATAGGGAAGTTAAGGGCTTGCTAGAGGCCATGGAAGAGTTTTCACTGGAGGAGGGGGTGATAATAACATCAGCCTATGAAGGATTAGAGGAAATTAAAGGAAAACGTATAAGATATATCCCATTGTGG is from Thermococcus paralvinellae and encodes:
- a CDS encoding DUF3368 domain-containing protein — translated: MFVIDNTVLSNFAKFGKLELLKDILRDSIITKQVLEEFNLGIERGILPKVKLPFKVVELKNEEIELYRKLCTSLGKGEASCIAVAKNRRIIFLSDDLDARKAAYLLGVKVSGTIGVLALGVKTDVLTLEEANQLLRAMIKSGFYSPIESLEEVLKE
- a CDS encoding UPF0175 family protein; the encoded protein is MEELWLISEFEKIAALNPDKVIRLLKKDKELFWEVVVSAYLDRKISLGKAAELLGMTREELIEEFHKRGIPIRKLSKEDVIAEVEALNCL
- a CDS encoding ATP-binding protein, which translates into the protein MLGDEEILEALVPYNFWGKPQKTGIEREEYLEKIETFCRAGNFIIAIIGPRRAGKTFLARQFLKRKISQGLNPQQTLYVNLEDPKFHAYLSLELLDEIYRVYKIHINDEDFSLIVLDEVQNLPDWERWVRSIAEKENVKVIVTGSTSSLLKTEVSGVLTGRSLTLEVFPLTFREFLSFRGLNLRSFAEIVANKIKIERLLAEYMEFGGFPQVVLVEDEYLKREILKELFEGIVIRDVAFRYGFKELNTVKLIAELAVNRFASLVSGSSLRNEVARIVKRKVSPNFVIDVLDALEESYLIFRIPPLSYKVSDIKRHPRKLYVVDTGIINAVTLRFSKNIGRLAENIVALHLIKRFGKENVFYYKGDREVDFLIKKGLEVTKAIQVSWDLSESRDREVKGLLEAMEEFSLEEGVIITSAYEGLEEIKGKRIRYIPLWKFLLLE